A single Cryomorphaceae bacterium DNA region contains:
- the rsmI gene encoding 16S rRNA (cytidine(1402)-2'-O)-methyltransferase: MGRLVLVPTPIGNLGDITLRALEVLKQADLILAEDTRTSGKLLKHYAIDTPMRAYHMHNEHKISESLVRELSGEVTYALITDAGTPGISDPGFLLARAATEAGVEVECLPGATAMIPAVVAAGLPNDRFTFEGFLPVKKGRQTRLKELAEEPRTMVFYESPHKIVKTLGDLSDVFGSARRATLVREISKLYETYHRGTLGELHAEFEANKAKGELVLVVEGKR; this comes from the coding sequence ATGGGAAGGCTGGTGCTGGTGCCCACTCCGATTGGTAACCTCGGAGACATTACGCTCCGAGCTCTGGAGGTATTGAAGCAAGCCGATCTGATTCTAGCAGAGGATACCCGGACTTCTGGGAAATTACTGAAGCACTACGCTATTGATACGCCCATGCGCGCGTACCACATGCACAACGAACACAAGATCAGCGAATCGCTGGTCCGCGAATTGTCCGGAGAAGTGACCTATGCGCTCATCACCGATGCGGGAACGCCGGGAATTTCGGACCCGGGCTTTCTCTTGGCTCGTGCAGCGACGGAAGCTGGGGTGGAAGTCGAGTGCTTGCCGGGTGCCACGGCCATGATTCCTGCCGTAGTGGCCGCAGGCCTACCCAATGATCGCTTCACCTTTGAGGGTTTTTTGCCGGTGAAGAAAGGACGACAAACGCGACTGAAGGAATTGGCGGAAGAGCCGCGGACCATGGTGTTCTATGAGTCACCGCACAAGATTGTCAAGACCTTGGGTGATTTGAGCGATGTGTTTGGATCGGCCCGTAGGGCCACTCTTGTCCGGGAAATCAGCAAGCTGTACGAAACCTACCACCGCGGCACCCTCGGGGAGTTGCACGCCGAATTTGAGGCGAACAAAGCAAAGGGCGAACTCGTTTTGGTGGTCGAAGGGAAGCGCTAA
- a CDS encoding thymidine kinase: MFLENTINHTKQSGWIEVITGCMFSGKTEELIRRLKRAKFAKQQVEIFKPTVDDRYDQTAVVSHDQNAIQSTPVPAAANILILAQNVDVVGIDEAQFFDDEIVNVCNQLANEGKRVIVAGLDLDYKGVPFGPMPFLMAHAEYVTKVHAICAETGNLAHYSHRITAEEDLIVLGESNEYEPLSRSAFQEAQKKTES; encoded by the coding sequence ATGTTTCTGGAAAACACCATAAATCACACCAAGCAGAGTGGCTGGATCGAGGTCATCACGGGCTGCATGTTTAGCGGCAAGACCGAAGAGCTCATCCGACGATTGAAGCGAGCGAAATTCGCCAAGCAACAGGTGGAGATTTTTAAGCCAACGGTTGATGATCGATACGATCAGACCGCTGTGGTGTCCCATGATCAAAACGCCATTCAGAGCACGCCCGTACCTGCGGCGGCCAATATTTTGATTCTCGCTCAGAACGTCGACGTGGTAGGGATTGACGAAGCGCAATTCTTTGATGACGAAATTGTCAATGTCTGTAATCAACTGGCGAACGAAGGAAAACGTGTCATTGTCGCGGGCTTGGACTTGGATTACAAAGGGGTGCCCTTCGGGCCGATGCCCTTTCTCATGGCCCACGCCGAGTACGTCACCAAGGTACACGCCATCTGCGCGGAGACCGGTAACCTTGCTCATTATTCACATCGCATTACCGCCGAAGAAGACCTCATCGTGCTTGGAGAGAGCAATGAATATGAGCCTCTTTCGCGATCGGCCTTTCAAGAAGCCCAGAAAAAGACCGAGTCGTGA
- a CDS encoding bifunctional UDP-N-acetylmuramoyl-tripeptide:D-alanyl-D-alanine ligase/alanine racemase: MKYSVQQVAEFTHGELHASDDHDRVIQRVYFDSRRINKPLNALFVALKTEQNDGHKYLSDAYDHGVRSFLVSSLPTEELEGAAFILVENTLDALQNLATEHRRSFEGPLIAITGSNGKTIVKEWAATLLTGHGKVHKTPSSYNSQIGVALSLLGLRPDHQVGVFEAGISQPGEMAALREMLEPTIGLITNIGQAHAENFPNQQEKLKEKLSLFDGCPVLIYEADNPLIVQGIQDYPWEVRPRLLGWSRTESDFLVWTDELAELVPYKDAARQEDAAHATAIATALGLHLDKLKAELSKLPEVEMRVQLTRGRNSSTLINDFYNSDWESIENALSFLSEQKQNPKKSIVLTDLVENSHDEGLYRRLAQRLKDFNPHQLIVVGPQWKQFMDELPEDAHWFDSTGSLLAELNTFDFQNVALLLKGARPYALERVARRLSFREHPTVLEIRTHLLTHNLRYFRQRIDKGTQLMAMVKAFSYGTGTFEIANILRYHQVDYLAVAYPDEGVHLRRQGIDLPILVLNSEQRNFEVIVEHELEPEIYSLGHLQRFVLQAEMLGVKSYPIQLKIETGMNRLGLAEEDLEDAIRIIQDSTSIQVKAAFTHLAAADDPKERAFSLEQIARFERCTQALEDGLGYSFLKHVLNSSGISNFPQAQFDLVRLGIGLYGVSNDPSEQQHLRLVGRWVSEVAQIKHVKAGETVGYGRAFKAEKDTRIATISLGYADGLSRRLGEGVGQLYWKDQGFPIAGRVCMDMCMLDIGDAPIQEGDEIVVFERPEQLLDLARALGTIPYEVLTSISTRVRRVYLQE, translated from the coding sequence GTGAAGTATTCGGTCCAACAAGTGGCCGAATTCACGCATGGAGAACTCCATGCTTCCGATGATCATGATCGGGTCATTCAACGCGTCTATTTCGATTCTCGAAGAATCAACAAACCCCTAAATGCCCTCTTTGTAGCGCTCAAGACGGAACAAAACGACGGGCATAAGTACCTCTCGGATGCCTATGATCACGGGGTCCGGAGCTTTTTGGTATCCAGTTTGCCCACTGAGGAACTTGAGGGCGCCGCCTTTATCCTTGTTGAAAACACTCTAGATGCCCTCCAAAATTTGGCCACAGAACATCGCCGAAGCTTTGAGGGGCCCTTGATTGCCATCACCGGTAGCAACGGAAAAACCATCGTCAAGGAATGGGCCGCTACCTTGCTCACCGGACACGGAAAGGTGCACAAAACGCCCTCGAGCTACAACTCCCAGATTGGTGTTGCCTTGAGTCTTTTGGGCCTGCGGCCCGATCACCAGGTCGGTGTGTTCGAAGCCGGGATCAGCCAGCCCGGAGAAATGGCCGCCTTGCGCGAAATGCTCGAGCCCACCATTGGCCTCATCACCAATATTGGCCAGGCACACGCGGAGAACTTCCCCAACCAGCAAGAGAAGCTCAAAGAAAAGCTGAGCCTATTTGACGGCTGTCCAGTGCTCATATACGAAGCTGATAATCCCTTGATTGTTCAAGGCATTCAGGACTATCCTTGGGAAGTCAGACCCCGACTCTTGGGCTGGAGCCGAACCGAAAGCGACTTTCTAGTCTGGACGGATGAGCTGGCCGAGTTAGTCCCTTATAAGGATGCCGCGCGGCAAGAAGACGCCGCCCACGCTACGGCCATCGCCACCGCCTTGGGCCTTCACTTAGACAAACTGAAAGCGGAATTGAGCAAACTTCCGGAGGTGGAGATGAGGGTTCAGCTGACCCGAGGCCGAAACAGCAGTACGCTGATCAACGACTTTTACAACTCGGATTGGGAATCGATTGAGAATGCCTTGAGCTTTTTGAGCGAACAAAAGCAGAATCCCAAGAAGAGTATTGTTTTGACAGACCTTGTGGAAAACAGTCACGACGAAGGGCTCTATCGTCGCTTAGCACAACGTCTGAAGGACTTTAATCCGCATCAACTCATTGTCGTAGGGCCCCAATGGAAACAGTTCATGGATGAATTGCCCGAGGATGCTCATTGGTTCGATTCCACTGGAAGCCTCCTTGCAGAACTCAACACTTTTGACTTCCAAAATGTCGCCCTCTTGCTCAAGGGAGCACGCCCCTATGCTCTGGAACGCGTAGCGCGGAGACTCTCATTCCGTGAGCACCCTACTGTCTTGGAAATTCGGACCCATCTGCTCACCCACAACTTGCGGTATTTCAGGCAGCGAATCGACAAGGGAACCCAGCTCATGGCCATGGTCAAAGCCTTCAGCTATGGTACGGGAACCTTCGAAATCGCCAATATTTTGCGCTACCATCAAGTAGACTATTTGGCTGTCGCCTATCCCGACGAAGGGGTTCATTTGCGTCGCCAAGGAATTGACCTTCCGATTCTGGTTTTAAATTCGGAGCAGCGCAATTTTGAGGTCATCGTTGAGCACGAACTTGAGCCGGAAATCTATTCCCTTGGTCATTTGCAGCGCTTTGTCCTTCAAGCCGAAATGCTCGGCGTAAAAAGCTATCCCATTCAACTGAAAATTGAAACGGGAATGAATCGTTTAGGATTGGCCGAAGAAGACCTCGAAGATGCCATTCGCATCATTCAAGACTCCACTTCTATACAAGTTAAGGCCGCCTTTACTCATCTGGCAGCGGCAGATGATCCGAAAGAACGTGCATTTAGCTTGGAGCAAATTGCCCGATTTGAACGGTGTACGCAAGCCCTTGAAGATGGCTTGGGCTATTCCTTCTTGAAACATGTCCTCAATTCATCCGGTATCTCCAATTTCCCGCAAGCCCAGTTCGACCTTGTTCGTTTGGGTATCGGGCTCTACGGAGTATCCAATGACCCTTCGGAGCAGCAGCACTTGCGCCTCGTGGGGCGATGGGTGAGTGAAGTAGCACAAATCAAGCATGTGAAAGCCGGGGAAACAGTGGGCTATGGACGTGCCTTTAAAGCGGAGAAGGATACGCGAATAGCAACCATATCCTTGGGGTATGCCGATGGACTTTCCCGACGCTTGGGAGAAGGGGTTGGCCAACTGTACTGGAAAGATCAAGGCTTCCCGATCGCGGGACGCGTGTGCATGGACATGTGTATGCTGGACATTGGTGATGCCCCTATTCAAGAAGGTGATGAAATTGTGGTATTTGAACGGCCCGAGCAGCTCTTGGACCTGGCCCGAGCGTTGGGCACCATTCCGTACGAAGTCTTGACTTCTATCTCGACGCGTGTTCGTCGGGTGTACCTTCAGGAATAG
- a CDS encoding O-antigen ligase family protein encodes MRWDKELKTRLYFYSLVFFAATMPFQRWVPPTWGLIVFWAAWLLQYPWSLPKLKSARVLFAGQMGLVFLIALGAFLSDHPSSAWDEFGRMTPLFFAPLSVALGPRLSQRRIDQIFDIFAWSVVLSLLLSLGFGCVNYLQFKDTGDAVSPLNYLFYSRLSFFLEQQAAYTALYALFALGIFTRSSAYGTMKKFAIFFLTASLFLLASRTQIALLVLLFPLWLILQSPLKSPRQSRILLVLFVLGFTAALLAPPMTRKRVLGLGEELSSTLGASSHERINSRWYLWTTAAELWSERPLLGWGTHEAERLLSGKAIQQLQEAADTIPPAAVVQSDLQFREAFLRDFYPWPETPPVYLDASNTVPVSFRATPTSTVDWKGEEARFKNDSSGFVGLAYTECTPGHLYRIYFEAFDRTRGGVAVWHNKKAVTWAREKAAGAGLERDAYFVAGKPKVEFLSSKYMASDVRLRQMKIWDLGPVTPSQAPVPKRLDNALEVYDSHFNTHNQYLQIGIDYGWIGVLLFLGIFIFIGIHAVREKNWVLVVLVVALMGSMMTEHMLLRETGLFFYAFWLSFATYFGLGWKAIPEGTPDEHASR; translated from the coding sequence ATGCGATGGGATAAAGAATTAAAGACAAGGCTGTATTTCTATAGCCTTGTTTTTTTTGCGGCCACGATGCCATTTCAACGATGGGTTCCACCAACATGGGGCCTTATCGTTTTTTGGGCAGCTTGGCTCCTTCAGTATCCCTGGTCTTTACCCAAGCTCAAAAGTGCTCGCGTACTTTTTGCGGGTCAAATGGGTCTAGTCTTCTTGATTGCCCTGGGCGCATTCCTTTCGGACCACCCCTCATCCGCATGGGATGAATTTGGACGAATGACTCCCCTCTTCTTTGCTCCCTTGAGCGTGGCCCTCGGCCCTCGACTATCGCAGCGCCGCATTGACCAGATTTTTGACATCTTCGCCTGGTCCGTGGTGCTCAGCCTCCTTTTGAGTTTAGGATTTGGATGCGTCAACTACCTCCAATTCAAAGACACGGGCGATGCCGTCTCACCACTCAACTACCTCTTTTACAGCCGACTCTCCTTCTTCCTGGAACAGCAAGCGGCCTACACCGCACTTTATGCATTGTTTGCCTTGGGGATATTCACCAGAAGTAGTGCCTACGGCACGATGAAAAAGTTTGCGATCTTCTTTCTCACCGCAAGCCTTTTCTTATTGGCCTCCCGTACCCAAATTGCCCTTTTGGTTCTTCTCTTTCCCCTTTGGCTTATCCTTCAAAGCCCGCTCAAGAGCCCTCGTCAGAGTCGAATTCTTTTGGTGCTCTTCGTTCTTGGTTTTACCGCGGCACTCTTGGCACCACCGATGACCCGGAAGCGTGTTTTAGGGCTGGGTGAAGAGCTTAGCTCTACACTTGGGGCTTCGAGTCATGAGCGCATCAATAGCCGCTGGTACTTGTGGACCACTGCTGCTGAGCTTTGGTCTGAACGCCCACTTCTTGGATGGGGAACCCATGAAGCCGAACGTCTTTTGAGTGGAAAGGCCATACAGCAATTGCAAGAGGCAGCCGACACGATACCTCCCGCAGCAGTGGTGCAATCTGACCTTCAGTTTCGGGAGGCCTTCTTACGCGATTTTTATCCCTGGCCCGAAACGCCACCCGTCTATCTCGATGCTTCAAACACCGTTCCCGTTTCCTTTCGGGCGACACCCACTTCTACAGTAGATTGGAAAGGCGAAGAAGCCCGCTTTAAAAACGATAGTTCGGGCTTTGTGGGTCTGGCCTACACCGAATGCACTCCCGGACATTTGTACCGCATCTACTTCGAGGCCTTCGACCGCACTCGTGGAGGGGTGGCCGTCTGGCACAATAAAAAAGCCGTGACCTGGGCAAGGGAAAAAGCAGCTGGAGCGGGTTTAGAACGCGATGCCTATTTCGTCGCAGGAAAGCCTAAGGTGGAGTTCCTGTCGAGCAAATACATGGCCTCGGACGTGCGCTTGAGGCAAATGAAAATTTGGGACCTAGGACCTGTGACGCCTTCTCAAGCGCCGGTTCCTAAGCGCTTGGACAATGCCCTAGAGGTCTATGACAGCCATTTCAACACCCATAACCAATACCTTCAGATCGGTATTGATTACGGCTGGATTGGCGTTCTACTTTTTCTGGGGATTTTCATTTTCATAGGAATTCACGCGGTTCGGGAAAAAAACTGGGTGCTTGTGGTCCTCGTCGTGGCCTTGATGGGTTCGATGATGACCGAGCATATGCTGCTTCGAGAGACCGGCTTGTTTTTCTATGCGTTTTGGCTCTCTTTCGCCACTTATTTTGGTCTGGGATGGAAGGCTATTCCTGAAGGTACACCCGACGAACACGCGTCGAGATAG
- a CDS encoding S41 family peptidase: MKILLTSLKRGLMAIGLVAVLLVGSAFQGSYFEISKQLDIFTTLFQELNTYYVDEIEPGDLVKTGIDAMLESLDPYTNYIPESKIEDFRFQTTGEYGGIGALIRRQDEMIMISEPYLGFPADEAGLKAGDILLEVDGKSVKGFTTSQTSEVLKGEAGSDVEIRVRRPWTDEEFTKTLTRGKIQVDCVPYYGMLENGVGYIKLSSFTDKASRDIKAAYKDLNEDGELKGLVLDLRGNPGGLLREAVNIVNFFVPKGTEIVSTRGKVKEWDKTYRGINEPLDTEIPLAILVNQGSASASEIVSGTLQDLDRAVIIGEQTFGKGLVQQPRKLSYNAQLKVTIAKYYTPSGRCIQAINYSERDEDGKVKRIPDSLRTPFETANGRTVYDGAGIGPDVDVDGRDYHEVSRALISQSIVFDYANKYYFEHDSIDAPDAFALSDAEYDEFVAFVREREFEFKTDTEKKYDQLLKTAEEEKYFEALEGELERMKQELDEHKKNDIYKYRSEIEEALRVEIAQRYYYRKGRIQASLENDPSRLEALRVLVNPEEYNDILTLAD; the protein is encoded by the coding sequence ATGAAAATTCTACTCACAAGCTTGAAGCGCGGATTAATGGCTATCGGATTGGTAGCGGTATTGTTGGTCGGCAGCGCTTTTCAAGGCAGTTACTTCGAGATCTCCAAGCAGTTGGACATCTTCACCACATTATTTCAGGAACTCAACACGTATTACGTGGATGAGATTGAGCCGGGGGACCTGGTCAAAACAGGTATCGACGCTATGTTGGAATCCCTGGATCCTTACACCAATTACATTCCAGAATCTAAGATCGAAGACTTTCGTTTTCAGACCACCGGTGAATACGGTGGAATTGGCGCGTTGATTCGCCGTCAAGACGAGATGATTATGATTTCTGAGCCCTACTTAGGGTTCCCCGCTGATGAAGCGGGTCTAAAAGCCGGGGACATTCTGCTGGAAGTAGATGGAAAATCAGTGAAAGGATTTACCACTTCTCAAACGAGCGAGGTGCTCAAAGGCGAGGCGGGAAGTGACGTAGAAATTCGCGTACGTCGACCGTGGACCGATGAAGAGTTTACCAAGACCTTGACCCGCGGAAAAATCCAGGTGGACTGCGTGCCCTACTACGGAATGCTGGAAAATGGCGTTGGCTACATTAAGCTTTCGAGCTTTACGGATAAAGCATCGCGCGATATCAAGGCGGCTTACAAGGACCTCAATGAAGATGGTGAACTCAAAGGTCTAGTCCTTGACCTTCGTGGAAACCCTGGTGGACTCCTACGCGAAGCGGTGAACATCGTGAACTTCTTTGTACCGAAAGGAACTGAAATTGTCAGCACACGAGGAAAAGTTAAGGAGTGGGACAAAACTTATCGTGGTATCAACGAGCCTTTGGATACTGAAATTCCACTCGCTATTTTGGTCAACCAAGGGTCGGCTTCGGCCTCTGAGATCGTTTCGGGAACCCTTCAAGATTTGGATCGCGCCGTGATCATTGGGGAGCAAACCTTTGGGAAAGGCCTAGTGCAGCAGCCGCGTAAATTGAGCTACAATGCGCAGCTCAAGGTGACCATCGCTAAGTACTACACCCCAAGTGGACGATGCATTCAAGCCATCAACTACTCTGAGCGCGATGAAGACGGTAAAGTAAAACGCATTCCGGACTCACTGCGTACTCCCTTTGAAACAGCCAATGGGCGTACCGTTTATGACGGAGCCGGTATTGGACCAGACGTAGACGTAGATGGACGTGATTACCACGAGGTGTCTCGAGCACTCATCTCCCAGAGCATTGTCTTTGACTATGCCAACAAGTACTACTTTGAACACGACAGCATCGACGCTCCAGACGCCTTTGCCCTCTCGGATGCGGAGTACGACGAGTTCGTCGCCTTTGTCCGCGAACGCGAGTTCGAGTTCAAAACCGATACAGAGAAGAAGTACGACCAACTGCTCAAGACGGCAGAGGAGGAGAAATACTTCGAAGCCCTTGAAGGAGAATTGGAGCGCATGAAGCAAGAGCTTGATGAGCACAAGAAGAACGACATTTACAAGTACCGCAGCGAAATTGAAGAAGCGCTTCGCGTAGAAATCGCACAGCGCTACTACTACCGCAAAGGAAGAATTCAAGCTTCCCTTGAGAATGATCCGTCGCGCTTGGAAGCCCTCCGTGTCTTGGTCAATCCAGAGGAGTACAACGATATTCTTACTTTAGCGGACTAA
- the rnpA gene encoding ribonuclease P protein component yields MSPTFRKNERLTAPQVMEKLFSEGQSVKQYPFRLHWYSGPEVTQPFQVALSVPKRKVNRAVRRNRIKRKMREAYRLHKEEWLGQVQEPTAAMIVYLDSEDRPLEELERKICVLFEAFLQQQAEREK; encoded by the coding sequence ATGAGTCCTACTTTTCGGAAAAACGAACGATTGACCGCACCACAGGTCATGGAAAAGCTGTTTTCCGAAGGTCAGTCCGTGAAACAATATCCCTTTCGATTGCATTGGTATTCTGGGCCTGAGGTGACTCAACCGTTCCAGGTGGCTTTGAGCGTACCGAAGCGAAAAGTGAATCGCGCCGTGAGGCGCAATCGCATCAAACGCAAAATGCGCGAAGCCTACAGACTTCACAAAGAAGAGTGGTTAGGGCAGGTGCAAGAACCGACCGCCGCTATGATCGTCTACCTCGATTCTGAGGACCGACCATTGGAGGAATTGGAGCGGAAAATATGTGTACTTTTTGAGGCGTTTTTACAACAGCAGGCCGAACGGGAAAAATAG